One region of Glycine max cultivar Williams 82 chromosome 9, Glycine_max_v4.0, whole genome shotgun sequence genomic DNA includes:
- the LOC102665993 gene encoding trihelix transcription factor ASIL2, with protein sequence MASPSSPTDSNPPSALPLPIPPPPSTSSRRLPPPCWTPEETSALIDAYRDKWYSLGRTNLKATHWQEVADSVTAQCPNASPTAKTPVQCRHKMEKLRKRYRTEIQRLRNLPLPRLNNASTNSPSSWLHFKSMDSMEKGPNHKPHADNNLNINNNFHDDDVDDDDLYEEFKNAPGSNTRSLNKLYKNNNGFNSAGSGSGSGFRIRIPAGVPQQQHHTASSNKIFNSHPPPGMGPRGGGVKRERERDAVAEMVGAIKVLRDGFVRMEQMKMEMAREIESMRMEMEMKRTEMILDSQQRIVEAFARAVSQKRTKGKSTPSPSSQP encoded by the coding sequence ATGGCCTCCCCTTCTTCCCCCACCGACTCCAACCCTCCCTCTGCCCTCCCCCTCCCTATCCCTCCCCCTCCCTCCACCTCCTCCCGCCGTCTCCCTCCTCCCTGCTGGACCCCCGAGGAAACCTCCGCCCTCATCGACGCCTACCGCGACAAATGGTACTCCCTCGGCCGCACCAACCTCAAGGCCACCCATTGGCAAGAGGTGGCCGACTCCGTCACGGCGCAGTGCCCCAACGCCTCCCCCACGGCCAAAACCCCCGTGCAGTGCCGCCACAAGATGGAGAAGCTCCGCAAACGGTACCGCACCGAAATCCAACGCCTCCGCAACCTCCCCCTTCCCCGCCTCAACAACGCCAGCACCAATTCCCCTTCCTCCTGGCTCCACTTCAAATCCATGGACTCCATGGAAAAAGGCCCCAACCACAAACCTCACGCCGACAACAACCttaacatcaacaacaatttcCACGATGACGACGTCGACGACGACGATCTGTACGAGGAATTCAAAAACGCCCCCGGATCCAACACCAGGAGCCTCAACAAGCTCTACAAGAACAACAACGGATTCAATTCGGCTGGTTCGGGCTCCGGATCCGGATTTCGGATCCGGATCCCGGCCGGCGTgccacaacaacaacaccatACGGCGTCGTCAAATAAGATTTTTAACAGCCATCCTCCTCCCGGGATGGGGCCACGTGGCGGGGGCGTGAAGAGGGAGCGCGAGAGGGACGCGGTGGCGGAGATGGTGGGGGCTATTAAGGTCCTTCGCGACGGGTTCGTGAGGATGGAGCAGATGAAGATGGAGATGGCCAGGGAGATCGAGAGCATGCGGATGGAGATGGAGATGAAGCGCACCGAGATGATCCTGGACTCGCAGCAGAGGATTGTGGAGGCTTTTGCTAGGGCCGTTTCGCAGAAGAGGACCAAGGGCAAGtccacgccctcgccttcatcgCAACCGTAG